The DNA segment TCGACCCTATATTGAAGCTGCGCGCGTTGCCGGTGTGGGTCGCGCCCGCCTGACGTTCCGATACGTTCTTCCTGGAGCAATTCCTGCGTTAATCGTTGCAGCCACGCTGGATGTGTCGAACGTCATCATGACATTGTCACTGATCTCATTTCTTGGGTTGGGGCAGCCCGCACCAGCTCCTGAACTCGGTGCCATGACATCCCGCGCTCTCGACAGTCTGACGGTTTTCTGGTGGCTTCCGGTCCTGCCAGCAGTGGCCATTTTCATGATCTGCTTGCTTTCGAATTTGTCCGGGGACGGTTTGCGAGCCATAATGCAGGGACGATAACGGATGTTCGCTTATCTCTTGCGACGTTTGTTGGGACTAACCCTCGTGTTAGTTGCGATGACCTTTTCTGTCTTTTTTCTGCAAAATGTTCTTCCCTCAGACCCTGCGCGCTCGTTGGCTGGACCTATGGCACCGCTTTCCAGAGTGGACGAACTGCGTCAGGAGCTTGGTTTGAACGACTCGATTGCCAAGCAGTATGGCCGATTTCTGGCTCGTCTCGTTCACGGTGATCTTGGTACGTCGATTCGAACCCGTCAACCGGTCATTGCGGATATTCGAGAAAGGCTTCCGGCCTCGCTTGAGCTGTCGGGAGCCGCGTTCGCACTCGGTTTGGGGTTCGCCACGTTGGCCGGAATTCTCCCACTGATTTTTGAAAACGCACGGCCACTTCAGTATTTGCTGACAGTTGCCGCTTCAATTCCTATCTTCGCAACTGCTCTGCTACTGGCCTATACATTCTGGTTCCAATTGGGCTGGCTCCCAGGATCAGGGAGAATGGGTGACCGATATTTTTCTGGCCCAACGGGTTTGAACATATTGGATGGGCTTCTCAAAGGGGAACCAGCCGCAAGCCTTGACGCATTGGCTCACATTTTACTTCCGGCGTTGGCCTTAGCACTACCGATTGCAATCGCAGTGGGACGAACAATGAGCAGCTCCTTGGTTGACGTAATGCGGCAACCTTACATTGGAACTGCGAGAGGGAAGGGGCTTAGCGAAAGTCGCGTCGTTCTTCGCCACGCTGTGAGGAACTCGTCGCCCGTCGTTCTGGCCATGATCGCACTACAATTCAGACTACTATTTGGAAATTTGCTAGTCGTGGAACTGGTTTTTGGTTGGCCGGGCCTCGGTTTCTACATGGTTCAGTCTTTAGCGACGGCCGACAGCCCGGCGGTTCTGGGGGTAACGATAGTTCTGGGAATCTTCTATCTCGCAGTAAGCCTGCTTACGGAGGTCCTCCAAACGTGGGCCGATCCTCGGATCGAGCTTTGAGCACCTATCCTCAAGCATAGCCTACCTATTCTTGCGCCCACTAGATTTTGGGCATCAACGTCGCAGATGGTGTCGTTATGATGGGGAGCAAGAAGGCTTAAGATATGGGGTGCAGCTTTCAAACACCGCGTAGCGGGTTGAACCAGTTAACGCTCGGTAAGACAGACGGACAGGTATTGCAGCCATTGCCGCCGACCGAAGACAGGGCGATGAGATCGGGTTTGTGCGAATGGCAGCTGGAGCGGGTCGCCGCTCTGGTAAACAACAATTTGCATGGGCCAATACGTGTTGCTGATATGGCAACCAGTGTGAGGCTTAGCCCTAGGCATTTCACGCGTGCTTTCTCCATTAGAACTGGTATGTCGCCGCACGCATTCGTGATGCAGCAGCGAGTAGAGCGTGCGCGCGAACTATTGCTCACGCTGGATATGGAGATAGTTGAGGTCGCTCTAGCTTGTGGCCTATCGGATCACGCTCACCTGAGCCGTCTTTTCAAGAGGTTCAGCGGGACGACACCAAGCCAATGGCGTGAGTCATCGTTAGAATCGAACTTAAGTCTAGTCAGGCCGATGCAGCGACCCGTTCGGGCCAAGGGTCCGGATTGCCGGAATCGTTTGCCTCAATCGGCCTGATCGGCAGGCTGAAGGTCACCGCTGCGCCGCCACCGGGAAGCGTTTCTGCTCGCAGTTGTCCTTGATGAGCCTCAATAATCGAATGGCAAATAGCTAGACCCATTCCCATCCCATCTTGCTTCGTAGTGAAGAACGGTTCGAAGATTTTGTCTGGGTCGATGATACCCGTGCCACGATCACGAACTTCAATCTCAATCATTTCGCCTCTTACACGGGAGGAGATCGTGACCAGTTGTCTCTCAATTGTTTTTTCCTGCATGGCTTCAGATGCGTTCCTGATAAGGTTGAGCAAAACCTGTTCAAGCTGGACGCGATCCGCGCTTGTGGCTGGTACGTGCGGGTCCAAGTCGATTTCAATCTTCACGGCTTGAGCAATAAGTCTGTCAGTAATTAAATCTCTCAAGTCGGTGATCAGTGCGTTTACGTCTACTTTGTGCTTGGGGAACACGGCCTTTCCAAAGAGGGCTCTTATACGGCTGACGACTTGCGCAGCTGCATCGGCATCTCGAACGATCCATTCAGCGGTCCTGTTCGCTCTGTCGAGATTGGGTGGAACAGCGTCGAGCCAACGTTTAAAGGCATGAGAGTTCGCGACTAATGCTTGCAGCGGTTGATTTAGTTCATGCGCAATTGAGACCGATAGTTCCGAAAGGCTCGCCGCTCTGAGGGCGCGTGCCAAACGTTCATCGGACCGTCGGAGTGCTTCCTGGGCACGGACCTCGTCGTCAATGTCCAGGTTCACTCCGTACCATCTTATTATTTCGCCATCTTCGTTGAGGAGTGGTTCTATTCGGGACTGCATCCACCTGTATTGGCCGTCTTTCCGGCGCAGTCGTCCCTTGTGACTAAAGGGTTTTCCCGCAGCAATCGTCTGCTTGATCGCACTATCGACTGCAACTCGATCTTCGGGATGTATAAATTCGACCATTTTCAGCTTATCGCCGTCCAGAAGAGCGGAGGCGACCGACAGCCCTGACCAATCCACAAACCGCTTGTTGAAGTAGTACGGCATTCCCTCGGGCGTCATAAGCCAGATTAACGAGGGAACGGTGTCAATTAGCAACCGAAGCTCGTTTTCGCTCTTGCGAACGGCTTCCGTTGCTTCGACTTGATCATTTATATCGAGGCAGACACCATACCACTGGATGATGCTACCATCGTGACCACGGAGAGCCTCCGCCTTCCCATCGATCCAGCGGTAAACACCATCATGGCGACGTTGACGGTATCGAAGAGCGAACGCTTGCCCACTATTCAGCGCCTGCTCAAGGGATTGCTTCCAGATGGCGCGATCCTCAGGATGTATCGTTGCCATTATTGCCTTAGCAAACTGGGCCGAGTCGCCTGGTTTCGTCGACTCTAGTGGAATACCAGTCCAGATTCTGAGGGGAGTGTTTATATAGGAAGGTTGCCCTTCTGCAGTTGCGCACCAAATCAACGCTGGAACCGTGTCGATCATCTGTTGAAGCTGAGTTTGGCTGTCCAGCAACGCCGCTTCAGCTTTGCGTTGATCATCGATATCAACCGTTGTTCCGAACCAAGCCACAATGTGCCCATTTTCATCGCGAGATGCTATCGCGGCGTCTCGCATCCAGCGGTAAGTGCCGTCATGTCGTCTGACGCGCTGTTCCTCGAAGATTGGTTCGCCAGTGCGTAGGCTGTGATCCCAGCGGTCTATGCAACCGTCGCGATCCTCGGGATGCACAAATTTGCTCCACCAAGAGTGATTGTCTATCTTGGATATCGCACTCATTTCGGCGGCGGTGACGCCGACATAGTTTAGAGCCTTTGGATTTAGAAACCTAAGGCGACCGTCAGCGTAGGCCGACCATCCAAAGCCAGGTATGTCCTCGATATTCGGCTGAACCGTTTCATAGACCCGGTCGAACAGAGTCTTCGCGTTCGCAAGCTTCATTAGCATTGCCAGGCAAATGGCGCTGGCACCAAACCCAAAAAGGCGCTCGGTCGGCTCCACGCCGTCATAAAACGGAGAATTTAAAAAGCACGCCGTCGCAAAGAAAATTGCCAAGAGGGTAGGGATCGCGTGGCGACATTTCGCTAGCAAGCACGTCGCAGCGACCGTGACCAACATTGCAGTCGGATCAGACAGCACGAATGTCAAAACGGTTCCTGAGAACCCGATAACGTATACTAAACAGCGCCGACCTTTCGACGTTGCGATGTGGTTGAAAGCCCAGGAAACGGCCACGGTAGTCCCCACTCAAATGTCCCGAACATTTTTTCCGAGTTTACATTAAGATCGCACAAAATCGACTATCCCAAAGGATAGATAGGCGACTTAGAGGGGAGGGAGGCTAAAAGGCGGAAGGTGCTACAACTGACCGCGAAGTTCTGACGGCAGCGACTGCCAGGCACTAAAGAGCTGAGCAAACGAGGTAACTTGCATTTTTTTCATGCCATTACTTCTATGAAGCTTGACCGTGACTTCTTGTATCTTCAGAGCGTGAGAAATCTGCTTATTCAATTCCCCTGCTACCACCATTCGGAGGACTTCCCGCTCTCGGGACGACAGGGTTTCAAACAACGCAACATACTTGTTGAATGTGTTGGCCAGCTCGCGCTGACTAATGTCGATGGCGATTGCCTTCGATACAGCGTCCAGAAAAGTTTGTTCTCGAACTGGTTTAGTCAAAAAATCTTGCGCGCCAGCTTTCATCGCTTGAACGCTCATTGCGATGTCGCCATGGGCAGTCAAAAACACGATAGGGGTGGAGACACCATTTCGCGCTAAATGGGTCTGCAAATCGAGGCCGCTAAGCCCTGGCATCCTCACGTCAAGAATGAGGCATGCTGGCCGATCCGGAAGTGGTTCGCTGAGAAATGCGTGCCCCGAAGAATACGTAACGGCATCGATGCCGACAGAATTCAAAAGGTTTCCAAGTGACTCGCATACAGCAACGTCATCATCGACCAATATCGCAATTGGATTTTTGACCTTCATCTCTCCCATGAGAGTCATGTGTCCCCCCATTGATCCGACGACTGCCTTTCCTTGAGAACCCGTAATCGAAAAATAGTACAATAAATCCTCTCCGGTTTGAAGACTATGCCACGGGAATTTGGCTCCATTCGTGGGTTTTTACCGTATTCTTGCGGGTCAGGTGTTTCACTGGGTGACAGACCCAACGGGTAAATGGTCCGGGCGAATAGGTTCCAATCATCCAGATTCTAGGACAGCTTGACGCAAGCCTAAGGATGCATTCGTGGGTTGCAATTATTTCCGTTAACATTGGAGTGTTCCATGAGGATCGGGTCTGGCTCTGACTCAGTATATCAACTCTTTCTGCCACGAACGAAGAACGACAACCTACCTGATGGGGGTGGGCAGCGGCCATCTGGGCCTTCTATCCGAGGCATCGGTGGCAGCGCTTCCGATAATTCAATCGCAGCCGCGTTACAGGCTAAGTTGGCGCAAAGTGCCTTCGACCGTAATGATTCTAATGGTGATGGCTTTGTTGATAAGCAGGAGTACATCGACAACAGTTTGAAGCCGCGCTCAGACGGTTACGTGCCGGACCAGGCGGACGTGGAGCGGAGATGGAGCGAATTTGACAAGGAGGGAAAAGGCCGTCTCTCCAAGGAGGAATTTAAAGAAGGGTTCTCCTCTGTTGTGAGCGTATCTGTGGGTCACTTCAGCAAGCCTATACGGTAAAACTCTGGGCCTTCGACCGGTTTCGGTTGGAGGCCTTCGTCTCTACACAGAAGCAAACGACTAGACCAAAGCACAGGTAGACTGTTCTCCGAGCCAGCTAGACGCTCCGAGTGAAGGCTGTAATCTCTTTACGAAAAATCGAAGTTCGACCGTTCTTAAGTCGGCTTAGTGGTTATCATGGAGAGGGTGATGGACGCGACAGGCTATGTTAAGCGGCAAAAAACCAATATAATCTCTGCGTTGGCGACGCTTAAAAGAGAGACAACGCGGACGGCGAGCCTCGTAACGCTGAGCCAGATAGCCTCATCCATTACCCTTGATCTTCGTCAACCGCTTGCAGTTATCGCGACAGACTGTGCAACTGGCCGTCATCTGCTCGCTCAGCCTCATGCAGACGCACCGAAGATTCGGCTTCTGCTCGACCGAATATTAGAATGCGTCCACTGGGCAAACGAGGTGGTCTCCAAGATCGACCAATCTGATCCCCAAAGGACACCTTTTCCGGCTGATCAAGATATCAACGAAGTTATAGCAACCTCCATTCAAGTTGTGGGCTGCGAAAGCATTTCCAACGGAGTGAAGGTCTCGTTCTCGTCTAGCGAGCCTGGATTGCTGGTATTTGGGGACAGGGCGTTGCTCCAACAGCTTTTGGTGACGCTGTTAGTTGTTGTCATAAGAAAACTAAACACGTCCACACTGCACCCGTGTGAACTTAGAATCGAAACTTGCCGCAGGGACGGCCATGTCTTTATCACCGTCGCAGCGAGAAATCCGCGTAGGCAGTCAATCTACGGAACGGGAGACCCAAAGGTAGAACTGTTCGGCACTGGACAGCAGCTCGAAGAGAAAGCCTGTCTTCAGTCCTGTGATGCCATCGTCGCCGCACAT comes from the Pararhizobium qamdonense genome and includes:
- a CDS encoding EF-hand domain-containing protein, which codes for MRIGSGSDSVYQLFLPRTKNDNLPDGGGQRPSGPSIRGIGGSASDNSIAAALQAKLAQSAFDRNDSNGDGFVDKQEYIDNSLKPRSDGYVPDQADVERRWSEFDKEGKGRLSKEEFKEGFSSVVSVSVGHFSKPIR
- a CDS encoding ABC transporter permease, producing the protein MFAYLLRRLLGLTLVLVAMTFSVFFLQNVLPSDPARSLAGPMAPLSRVDELRQELGLNDSIAKQYGRFLARLVHGDLGTSIRTRQPVIADIRERLPASLELSGAAFALGLGFATLAGILPLIFENARPLQYLLTVAASIPIFATALLLAYTFWFQLGWLPGSGRMGDRYFSGPTGLNILDGLLKGEPAASLDALAHILLPALALALPIAIAVGRTMSSSLVDVMRQPYIGTARGKGLSESRVVLRHAVRNSSPVVLAMIALQFRLLFGNLLVVELVFGWPGLGFYMVQSLATADSPAVLGVTIVLGIFYLAVSLLTEVLQTWADPRIEL
- a CDS encoding PAS domain-containing protein; translation: MLSDPTAMLVTVAATCLLAKCRHAIPTLLAIFFATACFLNSPFYDGVEPTERLFGFGASAICLAMLMKLANAKTLFDRVYETVQPNIEDIPGFGWSAYADGRLRFLNPKALNYVGVTAAEMSAISKIDNHSWWSKFVHPEDRDGCIDRWDHSLRTGEPIFEEQRVRRHDGTYRWMRDAAIASRDENGHIVAWFGTTVDIDDQRKAEAALLDSQTQLQQMIDTVPALIWCATAEGQPSYINTPLRIWTGIPLESTKPGDSAQFAKAIMATIHPEDRAIWKQSLEQALNSGQAFALRYRQRRHDGVYRWIDGKAEALRGHDGSIIQWYGVCLDINDQVEATEAVRKSENELRLLIDTVPSLIWLMTPEGMPYYFNKRFVDWSGLSVASALLDGDKLKMVEFIHPEDRVAVDSAIKQTIAAGKPFSHKGRLRRKDGQYRWMQSRIEPLLNEDGEIIRWYGVNLDIDDEVRAQEALRRSDERLARALRAASLSELSVSIAHELNQPLQALVANSHAFKRWLDAVPPNLDRANRTAEWIVRDADAAAQVVSRIRALFGKAVFPKHKVDVNALITDLRDLITDRLIAQAVKIEIDLDPHVPATSADRVQLEQVLLNLIRNASEAMQEKTIERQLVTISSRVRGEMIEIEVRDRGTGIIDPDKIFEPFFTTKQDGMGMGLAICHSIIEAHQGQLRAETLPGGGAAVTFSLPIRPIEANDSGNPDPWPERVAASA
- a CDS encoding sensor histidine kinase, with the translated sequence MDATGYVKRQKTNIISALATLKRETTRTASLVTLSQIASSITLDLRQPLAVIATDCATGRHLLAQPHADAPKIRLLLDRILECVHWANEVVSKIDQSDPQRTPFPADQDINEVIATSIQVVGCESISNGVKVSFSSSEPGLLVFGDRALLQQLLVTLLVVVIRKLNTSTLHPCELRIETCRRDGHVFITVAARNPRRQSIYGTGDPKVELFGTGQQLEEKACLQSCDAIVAAHGGILNRIQTEPITWYSIVLPLSCRAA
- a CDS encoding helix-turn-helix domain-containing protein, producing the protein MATSVRLSPRHFTRAFSIRTGMSPHAFVMQQRVERARELLLTLDMEIVEVALACGLSDHAHLSRLFKRFSGTTPSQWRESSLESNLSLVRPMQRPVRAKGPDCRNRLPQSA
- a CDS encoding response regulator transcription factor; its protein translation is MTLMGEMKVKNPIAILVDDDVAVCESLGNLLNSVGIDAVTYSSGHAFLSEPLPDRPACLILDVRMPGLSGLDLQTHLARNGVSTPIVFLTAHGDIAMSVQAMKAGAQDFLTKPVREQTFLDAVSKAIAIDISQRELANTFNKYVALFETLSSREREVLRMVVAGELNKQISHALKIQEVTVKLHRSNGMKKMQVTSFAQLFSAWQSLPSELRGQL